The DNA sequence CTACTAAAACAGACGATCCGGCAAGTACGCGGTGTAACGTCGATTTACCCGCGTTCGTATAACCGGTCAGGGCGACGACAGGAAGCGACCCCTCTCTTCGCTTCGCGCGCAGCATCGTCCGATGCGCTGTAACCTCCGCTAACTCCCGCTTCACGGCGGCGATGCGATCGCGGATGCGTCGCCGATCGACTTCGAGCTTTGTCTCCCCCGGCCCACGCGTGCCGATCCCTCCACCGAGACGCGACAGTTCCGTCCCTTTCCCTACAATGCGTGGCAAGCGATATTGCAATTGTGCCAACTCGACTTGTAATTTTGCCTCATTGCTACGCGCCCGCTGCGCGAATATATCTAAAATGACCGTCGTGCGGTCAATGACTGGACAGCCCGTTAAGCGCTCCAAATTGCGCTGTTGCAGCGGCGACAATTCTCCGTCAAAAATGATGAGGTCAAACCCGAGTGCCTGCTGTAGGCTACCGAGTTCGATCGCTTTCCCCTTGCCGATGTACGTCACTGCGTCGCGGTGAGGACGCCGCTGAATCTCGCGCCCGACGACAGTAGCTCCAGCCGTACCGGCCAAGTTCTCTAATTCGTCTAGCGACTCGGACGCCGTCCACCCGCCGCCGTCCCCGTATGTCTCCAGTGCAACTAAAAGAGCGCGCTGTGTCTCGCTATGTGTCATTCATGTTCACCTCTTCGTTTATAAGCCCTCGCGTTCACGATAGTGCCATAAAGCGCTAACGATTTGTGACTGCCGTCACAGAAGCGAACGCCATTTTTTTATATCGTCGGTAACGAAAGGACAATTATTTTTTTGTGACGAGGAAACCGACGTTTTTCCGCACATTGTCGCTTACGAACAGGCGCCTACGGCAGCAAAGCTAACGGCACTGCGGCAAACGATCGTCGACCGAGAAAGCGAACACGCCGCTACCGGTGACATCTTGAAACAAATACGCGCGATGACAGACGGTTTTGAGCCGCCGCAAGGCGCCTGCACGACGTACCGCGCCACATACGGGCGCCTCGCTGAGCTCGAAGCCGATTTGTTTCAGCATTTACACCTCGAAAACAACATCTTGTTTCTCCGCTACACACAGGCATAAGCAATCGCAAAGCGTCGTCATTGAATGTCGCAATAAAGCCGTTAAAAGACACGAAAATTGTTGTGCGCCGCCGAGTGCAGTGGGGGGCTATTCCGCCCCCTAAGTGTCGCGTACTGCCCAAACCCGATCCGTTAGTTCACTGGTGCAGCTGCAACAGTCGACGGTACGCCACTCGTCCCGTAAGCAGACTCAAAAGCGTGCGATAACCTTAAGACGGTGCTCTCGTTAAACCGGTCAGCCGCTATTTGCAGCCCGATTGGCAGCCCATCTGCTGAAAAGCCGACCGGAAGCGATGCCGCGGGCATGCCTGTGACGTTAAACATTTGCGTTAGCATCCAATCAGAATCTCGCTTAATCGCCCGGCCGTTAATTTCGCGCGGCCCTAACAACTCGTGTGGAAATGCCGTCACCGCTAGCGTCGGCGAGAGCAGTGCGTCGTACGTCTGCATCACTTCTTGCACCTTCAGCCACAGTTTTGTCCGCGTATATTCCAATTGCCGGAACTCGACCGCGCTTAAGGCATACCCTTTGCGGATCATATACTGCATCGACTCCGAAACGAGTTCTGGATGTTCTTCCAGTAACGCGCCGCTCCCCGCCGCCGCTGCAGAGTGCCACATACTTTCAAAGAACGTAATAAACGTACGCAAATCCATCCCGAAATCGAGTGATATTTCTTCAACCGTACAACCGAGGGCGCGCCACTGAGCCAACGTCTCCCGCACCTTTCGCTGCACGTCGGGAGCGACTTCGTACATCCCAAAATCGGGCGTATAGGCCAACTTCAGGCCCGCAACACTTTTTTTCATTTCCTCGCGGTAAGAAACGTCCGTCCTGGGGAGAGAAAAAGGGTCTGTCGCTGTCGGTCCCTGCATCACCTGCAGTAACAACGCGGCGTCCTCTACCGCGTGCGTCAATGTCCCGTGGTGCAAAAACGGTTCGTGCGCACTAAACACGTTACTTAAGTTGCTGTCGTACGGGATACGTCCGAACGTCGGCTTAAACCCGTACACACCGCAAAAACTGGCTGGGATGCGAATCGAACCGCCACCGTCACTCCCCTCGGCGACGGGCACGAGTCGCGCTGCTACAGCCGCTGCCGCACCACCGCTCGAACCGCCAGCGGTCATTGCCAAGTGCCACGGGTTTTTCGTCGCGCCGAATAACAGGTTGTCCGTCGTCCCTTTATGTCCGAACTCTGGCGTATTTGTTTTACCGACGACGATCGCTCCCGCTTGCTTTAGGCGCTGTACGACTGTCGCATCGCGATCGGGAATGTAATCTTTGTAAGCGGGAGAACCGTATGTCGTGCGGATCCCCTTCGTCACTGTCAAATCTTTAATCGCCACCGGAACACCGTGCAGCGGCCCGAGCGCTGCTCCGTGGACAACTGCCTCTTCCGCCTGTTTCGCCGCTTGGCGCGCCTCCGCGTCGGCAAGAGTAACAAACGCGTTAATTTGTGGGTTAAGCGCCGTAATCCGCCCTAAGAAGTGATCCATCACTTCGACAGGGGAAACTTCTTTCGCTTTAATTTTGTCGACTATTTCTGTCGCCGACCATGCATGAATCATGTATGTAAGCACACCTTCCGTTTTTTATATTGAGAAGCCCGCATGAAGGGCCTGTCCATTTTTTTTGACTTGCTGAGCTGTCCCCGCCAGAGCGGTTAAGTCCATTATAGTCATTGAGGGCGTTTTATTAAAGGCGCGTCGAGAGCAGGAATTTGAACCTCCATATGGAACTAAGTATATACGAACACGATCGACATTGCCGGATACGAACGACATATGTCCGATCGAGGAGGTGAGTCCCTTTCATGTACGCCAAATTATACAGCGCGGCCGTCCACGGAATTGACGGCTATATCGTAGAGGTCGAAGTGGACATTTCCAACGGGTTGCCGCAATTCGACATTGTCGGCCTTCCCGATTCCGCCGTGCGCGAATCGCGCGACCGCGTGCGCGCCGCGGTGAAAAACAGCGGGTGCCAATTTCCGATGCAACGCATGACGACGAACTTAGCCCCAGCTGACGTGAAAAAAGCAGGCTCCGGCTTTGACCTCGCCATCTCTCTCGGCGTCTTACTCGCCAGCGAACAGTTGCACACCACCGCACTACGCGGCGCGGTCGTCATCGGGGAGATGGCGTTAGACGGCACGCTCCGCCCATTAAACGGCGTCTTGCCGATGGTCATCGCTGCAAAAGAAGAAGGATTCACTGCCGCCTACGTGCCTGCAGCAAACGCTGCGGAAGCGATGTTAGTCGACGGGATTCGAGTTTTTCCAATACACACGTTAAAACAAGCCGTTGCCCACTTAAACGGTTCTAAGACGCTCGCGCCGACATCCGCCAAACCGGTTACTACCGCGTCTACAGAGCCGGGAATGACTGATGACTTTGCAGACGTCAAAGGACAATTCCACGTAAAACGCGCCCTAGAAGTCGCCGCAGCCGGCATGCACAACATTTTACTCATCGGCCCACCCGGCGCGGGCAAAACGATGCTCGCGCGTCGCATTCCGTCCATCTTACCGCAACTCGCCAAGTCGGAAGCGCTCGAAGTGACGAAAATTTACAGCGCGGCCGGCCTGCTCGCCGACCGCGGTCAACTAATCGCCGTACGGCCGTTTCGCGCTCCCCACCATACGATTTCCCGCGCTGGTCTCATCGGTGGCGGCGTCATTCCAAAGCCGGGCGAAGTAAGTTTGGCACACCGCGGCGTTCTCTTTCTTGACGAAATGCCTGAATTTTCCAAGAGTGCCTTAGAAGTACTGCGGCAACCGTTGGAGGACCGTGAAGTGACGCTCAGCCGCGCGCGCGTCTCTTTAACCTTCCCGACTAAATTTATGCTCGTCGCTTCGTTAAACCCTTGTCCGT is a window from the Numidum massiliense genome containing:
- a CDS encoding hemerythrin domain-containing protein, whose amino-acid sequence is MSSVTKGQLFFCDEETDVFPHIVAYEQAPTAAKLTALRQTIVDRESEHAATGDILKQIRAMTDGFEPPQGACTTYRATYGRLAELEADLFQHLHLENNILFLRYTQA
- a CDS encoding amidase: MIHAWSATEIVDKIKAKEVSPVEVMDHFLGRITALNPQINAFVTLADAEARQAAKQAEEAVVHGAALGPLHGVPVAIKDLTVTKGIRTTYGSPAYKDYIPDRDATVVQRLKQAGAIVVGKTNTPEFGHKGTTDNLLFGATKNPWHLAMTAGGSSGGAAAAVAARLVPVAEGSDGGGSIRIPASFCGVYGFKPTFGRIPYDSNLSNVFSAHEPFLHHGTLTHAVEDAALLLQVMQGPTATDPFSLPRTDVSYREEMKKSVAGLKLAYTPDFGMYEVAPDVQRKVRETLAQWRALGCTVEEISLDFGMDLRTFITFFESMWHSAAAAGSGALLEEHPELVSESMQYMIRKGYALSAVEFRQLEYTRTKLWLKVQEVMQTYDALLSPTLAVTAFPHELLGPREINGRAIKRDSDWMLTQMFNVTGMPAASLPVGFSADGLPIGLQIAADRFNESTVLRLSHAFESAYGTSGVPSTVAAAPVN
- the hflX gene encoding GTPase HflX, whose protein sequence is MTHSETQRALLVALETYGDGGGWTASESLDELENLAGTAGATVVGREIQRRPHRDAVTYIGKGKAIELGSLQQALGFDLIIFDGELSPLQQRNLERLTGCPVIDRTTVILDIFAQRARSNEAKLQVELAQLQYRLPRIVGKGTELSRLGGGIGTRGPGETKLEVDRRRIRDRIAAVKRELAEVTAHRTMLRAKRREGSLPVVALTGYTNAGKSTLHRVLAGSSVLVEDRLFATLDATARKVEPEDGEPYVLIDTVGFINQLPTFLVAAFRSTLEEVKAADLLLHVVDATHPKRHEQMQTVQEVLAELGAGDKPTIVVYNKSEDGLRQASPDAGEGVASGEAAPEDGKELSIAVSARHHLNLDQLQRTIQQVLARRRETVACTIPYADASWVPWLYAHGHVLEEAHRVDGIYVRAELEKGLAKQLHAHLTAKGQQREGDR
- a CDS encoding YifB family Mg chelatase-like AAA ATPase encodes the protein MYAKLYSAAVHGIDGYIVEVEVDISNGLPQFDIVGLPDSAVRESRDRVRAAVKNSGCQFPMQRMTTNLAPADVKKAGSGFDLAISLGVLLASEQLHTTALRGAVVIGEMALDGTLRPLNGVLPMVIAAKEEGFTAAYVPAANAAEAMLVDGIRVFPIHTLKQAVAHLNGSKTLAPTSAKPVTTASTEPGMTDDFADVKGQFHVKRALEVAAAGMHNILLIGPPGAGKTMLARRIPSILPQLAKSEALEVTKIYSAAGLLADRGQLIAVRPFRAPHHTISRAGLIGGGVIPKPGEVSLAHRGVLFLDEMPEFSKSALEVLRQPLEDREVTLSRARVSLTFPTKFMLVASLNPCPCGFYGSTDDTCTCTPYQIQRYRAKISGPLLDRIDIHIEVPKVNYQTLTVSGTSESSQAIRERVNRAHATQAARYGDDGFSTNATMSPRAIRQYCQLTKQSRALLEQSFDTLGLSARAHDRILKVARTIADLEGSVEIGTPHVAEAIQYRSLDRKYW